The DNA window CGCGCTGGTGGCGCGGGTGGCCCGAATGGAGGAGGGCATGGTGGTGCTGCCGGGGCTCTGGCTCGCCGATGTCCTTCCCGACGAGGAGTGGGAAGCGCTCGGCCCGGACGACAGGGGCCGAGGGGAGCAGTCCCACCCGCAATTCCACCTCAAGCTGCTGCTGGAGCGGATCGGCGTGGCGCGGGCGGAGGTGCAGCGGTGGCGCTGGGCCGGGCGGTCGGCTTCGCCCGCGGCGCGCTCGCGAGCGGTGGCCAATGCGATGGTTGCGCCGGATTTCTCGCATAAATGGGAGACGCTGAAGCCCAGCGAGCGGCGGTTGAGCGGGGTTCGCTTCGCCGAGCTGGCGGATCCCGCGGCGGAAGCGCAGGCAATTGCGCTCGCGCTGCGGCAGGCGCTTGAGACGCCGGAGAAGACAGCCGCGCTGGTCACGCCCGACCGCCAGCTAGCCGGGCGTGTGTCGGCGTTGCTCAAGAGGTGGGGCGTCGATGCCGACGACAGCGCCGGCAAGCCGCTGTCGCAAGTGGCGGCGGGGACATTGCTGCTCGGCATCGTGTCGGCGGCCGCAGAGGATCTGGCGCCGGTGCCCTTGCTCGCGCTGCTCAAGCATCCGCTAGCCGGCGGGGCGGCGGACGAACGGGCGCAGTGGCTGGAGCATGTGCGGCGGCTCGACATGGCGTTGCGCGGGCCGCGGCCGCCTGCTGGGCTCAGCGGGCTCGACACGCACTTTGCAGGCAGGGGTGCGGTGGCGGCCTGGGGCGCGGTGCGCGATTGCATTGCCGGTCTCGATGGCCTCCTGCGCGAACCGCTGCCGCTGTCGGTCTTGGCGGGCAAGCTGGTCGAGGCGGCGCAGGCGCTTGCCGGGGATCGCGCGTGGCGCGGGACCGACGGGCGGATCGCCGCGGAGCTGCTCGCCGAGCTGCAGGGGTCGGAAGCGGCGGGGCGACTGATTGTGAGCGCGGAAGAGGCGCTCGCGCTGTTCCGGCAGTTGCTGGACAGCCAGGCGGTGCGGCCGCCCTACGGCGGGCATCCGCGGATCTTCATCTGGGGACTGCTCGAAGCGCGGCTGCAGCGCGCGGACCTGCTGGTGCTCGGCGGGCTCAACGAGGGGGTGTGGCCGGCGCTGCCGGCGCCCGACCCGTGGCTGCCGCCCAAGGTGCGCGCGAAGCTGGAGATACCGGGGCTGGAGTTCCGGATCGGGCTTGCGGGGCATGACTTCGCAAGCGCGCTCGGCGCGCCGGAAGTGCTGATCACCCGCGCCAAGCGCGACAGCCGCTCGCCGACCGTGGCGTCGCGCTTCCTGCTTCGGCTCGACGCGATGACCGGCGGGCTGCCGCGCGACCATGTGCACGAGCGGATTACGCGCGCGCTCGACGATCCGGGGCCGCCGCAGCCGGTCGAGCGGCCGGCGCCGTGCCCGCCGGTCGAGCAGCGACCGGAGCGGATTTCGGTGACGTCCGTCGACCGGCTGAAGGCCGACCCGTTCACTTTCTATGCGAGCTCGATCCTGAAGCTGCGCGTCGAAGAGCCGGTCGACGCCGACCATACGGCAGCCTGGAAGGGCAGCGCCGTCCACAAAGTGTTCGAGGAGTGGCTGCGGCACGACGATTGCGACCCGGACAAGCTGCGCGGCCGCGCGGAGCGGCTGCTCGGCGATGCAGCGATCCACCCGATGCTGCGCGCCTTGTGGGCGCCGCGGTTATTGGAGGCGATCGATTGGATCGCCGAGCTGGAGCGGAGCAACCAGGCAGAGGGGCGGCGGCCCCTCGATGCCGAGATCGAAGGCGAGGCCGTGCTTGCCGGCATTGCGGTGCACGGGCGCGCGGACCGGATCGATCGTCTGCCAGACGGCGGGCTGGCCATCGTCGACTACAAGACCGGAAAGCCGCCGGCGAAGAAGGCAATCGAAGCGGGGTTCGCGCTACAGCTGGGGCTGCTTGGCCTGATCGGTCGGGCAGGAGGGTTCGACGGGGTTCGCGGGGAACCGGAAGTGTTCGAATATTGGTCGCTCGTGCGCGAGCGCGACCGGTTCGGCAAATGCATGCGCGCCGACAAGGACATGGAGGGCGAGTTATTCCTCGACCACGCCTTCAGCCACTTCAGCGAAGCGGTGCGGGACTATCTCAACGGCACCAAGCCGTTCACGGCCAAGCTCAACCCGGCCTATGCGCCTTATGGCGATTACGACCAGCTGATGCGGCTGGAAGAATGGTACGGCCGCAAATGAGCCTAGCTGCGCGGCTTCTTCTTGACCTTGGAGGCGTAGAGAAGCGCGGCGACGATCGCCGCCGATCCGACCCCGACTGCTACACCGGCCTTGCGCAGCTTGGCGCTGCGCTGTTCGCTCGCTTTGTCGTCTTCGTCGCTCATGGTCCTGCTTTTATGGCGGGGCGCACCGCATGAGCAAGCCTTTCAAGCCGCTTCCGGAGCTGAGGGACGAGCAGGCGCTGGCGGCCGAGCCGACCGCGCACGTGGCGCTGTCGGCGTCGGCGGGCACCGGCAAGACGCAGGTGCTGACCGCGCGGGTGCTGCGGCTGCTGCTGAAGGGCGCGCGACCGGAGTCGATCCTCTGCCTGACCTTTACCAAGGCGGCGGCGGCGGAGATGGCCAACCGGATCGGCGCGCGGCTCGCGACCTGGGTGCGGCTGAAGGACAGCGAGCTTGCGACCGACCTCGACCATCTCGGCGAGTCGGCCGATCCCCGGACCCGAGAGCGGGCGCGGCAGCTGTTCGCGCGGGTGCTCGATTGCCCGGGCGGGCTGAAGATCCAGACCATCCACGCCTTTGCCCAGTCGCTGCTTGCCGCCTTTCCGGCGGAGGCGGGGATCACGCCGGGGTTCCAGCCGATCGAAGGCAGGGCCGAGCAGGAGCTTGTGCGGCGGACGTTGGCGGAGCTGATGGCGAATGCCGAGGAGCGCGGGGACGAGCAGCTGATCTGCGACGTTCAGTGCCTGAGCCGCCGGCTGGGCGAGGCTGGGGCGGTCGAATATCTCCAGGCCTGCGCGAGGAAGCCGGAAGCGATGGAGGCGTTCGGCAGCTCGGCGGCGATCGAGCCCAAGCTGCGGGCGCTGATGAACCTGCCAGACGGATCGGTGGAAGATTATCTGCGTACGCGCTGCGCCGACGATGGCTTCGACTGCGACCTGCTGCGGGCGATTGCCAGTGCCAATCGGCAGTGGGGCACCAGCACCGGCACGAAGATCGTCGACGTGATCGAGCGCTGGCTGGCGATGGGCGCCGACGCGCGCGCCCAAGCGCTGCCCGAAGTCGCCTCAATCGTCTTCACCGCCAAGGGTGAGCTCAAGCAGGTGCAGAAGGGGCAGTTGAAAGCCGACCCTTCTTACGACCGCCATGTCGAGAGGCTCGCGGCGGCGGTGGCGGAGTTGCTTCAGATCCAACGTGCATCCAGGCTTGCTGCCGACATGGCGGCGGGGCTGCGGGCGGGGCAGGCGTTCGCCGGGGCGTACACACGGGCGAAGCGCGCGGCGGGGGTCGCCG is part of the Sphingomicrobium sp. genome and encodes:
- a CDS encoding PD-(D/E)XK nuclease family protein; translation: MRDPRRVNVFTIPSNRSFADALAAGLIARFGKDPLGLARGRILLPNNRAVRSVTEAFVRASGRGLLLPRLVPVGDPDLGERIGGALDPIGGEAVPPAIEPTERLLRLATLVGADGSAEGLRLAADLARTLDALLVEQVEPGELRTAVAESDELAQHWAKSLAKLEVIYALWPAILRDSGALDLAERRNRLLRALAERWASEPPPGFTVAAGITTAAPAVAALVARVARMEEGMVVLPGLWLADVLPDEEWEALGPDDRGRGEQSHPQFHLKLLLERIGVARAEVQRWRWAGRSASPAARSRAVANAMVAPDFSHKWETLKPSERRLSGVRFAELADPAAEAQAIALALRQALETPEKTAALVTPDRQLAGRVSALLKRWGVDADDSAGKPLSQVAAGTLLLGIVSAAAEDLAPVPLLALLKHPLAGGAADERAQWLEHVRRLDMALRGPRPPAGLSGLDTHFAGRGAVAAWGAVRDCIAGLDGLLREPLPLSVLAGKLVEAAQALAGDRAWRGTDGRIAAELLAELQGSEAAGRLIVSAEEALALFRQLLDSQAVRPPYGGHPRIFIWGLLEARLQRADLLVLGGLNEGVWPALPAPDPWLPPKVRAKLEIPGLEFRIGLAGHDFASALGAPEVLITRAKRDSRSPTVASRFLLRLDAMTGGLPRDHVHERITRALDDPGPPQPVERPAPCPPVEQRPERISVTSVDRLKADPFTFYASSILKLRVEEPVDADHTAAWKGSAVHKVFEEWLRHDDCDPDKLRGRAERLLGDAAIHPMLRALWAPRLLEAIDWIAELERSNQAEGRRPLDAEIEGEAVLAGIAVHGRADRIDRLPDGGLAIVDYKTGKPPAKKAIEAGFALQLGLLGLIGRAGGFDGVRGEPEVFEYWSLVRERDRFGKCMRADKDMEGELFLDHAFSHFSEAVRDYLNGTKPFTAKLNPAYAPYGDYDQLMRLEEWYGRK